In Chroogloeocystis siderophila 5.2 s.c.1, the DNA window GTTTCTCGATAATGTCAATTTATCAGGAATTCAGCTGCGCGGTGCCAATCTTAACCAAGGAAGCTTGCGCGGTACGCAATGGCGATCGGTGGGTGAAGATCGGCGCTGGAACACCGCTGACGATCGCATTGCTGACTTGAGTGACGCGCAACTCAAAGCTGCAAACTTAACGGAAGCTAACCTCAGCCGGATCGCGATGCATGGCGCAAATCTCACCCATGCGATTCTTAACCGCGCGAATCTCGCTGGCACAAACTTGATGGGTGCTAATCTCAGTAGTACACAAATTGTCGGAGCTAACTTGCAAGATGTCGTGTTAGAAAACGCCAGTTTGACAGGTACCGATTTAGCCGCTGCTGATTTATCGCGTGCAAATCTCCGCGCAGCAAGATTAGGTCGTGCGAGTGCTTTAGGGACGCAGTTACAATATGCTAATGCGACAGCATCTGACTGGCGCGGTGCTGATTTATCAGGCGCAGATCTCTCTCACGCTAATTTGAAAGATGCTGACTTAAGTGATTCGCGATTGAGTGGTGTCAGTTTTCGCAATGCACAGTTGCAAAATACAAACTTGCGTAACGCGGATTTGAGAAAAGCAGATTTACGTGGCGCGCAGCTAGTCCAAACTGATATGCAAGGTGCAATTCTTTTTAAATCGCCCTCTCCCGATCAATTTATTCAAGCCCCTCCCGAAGCGATGCTGTCTGCGATTATCGAGGGTGTTGATTTTAGCAACGCGAAGAATTTAGATGCGAAACAACTAGCGTATATTTGTACACAGGGTGGTCGTCATCCTCGTTGTCCCTAATTTGTTGAGTGATGAGTGGCTAGTGATTGGTAGTTAGTGTTGAGTGTTGAATTAACTCAACATTCATCCGTGATGACTTCTCTGCTTTGATTTTAAAGCCCTAGCCCCGATTGATGTGAGGAGTGGTGAATAATGCAACGTTTGAATTATTTTGTGGGAGTAGGTGCGATCGCACTCATCAGCGGTTTGACACAACCAGCATTTGCCCAGGCTGCTTATGGTAGTTATATCGGTGTTGGTCCTGCGGTAGGATTAAGTCGAGACGCTGAGGGCGATGGTCGTCAACTCGGTGGTGTAGTTGCCGTACGATACAAAATTTTAGAAGCACCTTTTTCTTTACGGACACAAGCATTTATCGGCAGTAATACTGCTGTTGTCCCTACAGTTTCGTATGATGTCCCGCTGAGTTGGCAAACTGATGCATATATCGGGGCTGGAATTGTTTTTACTAACGGAAATACGCCTTCTCCGGTAGGAGATCAAGTCAGTTTTGCGCTACAGCCAGGAATTGATTACGTTGTTCCTAATAGCAATACGGTCATATTTGGTAATGCAGTCATTGCTTTTGATGCTTTCCGTGATGGCGGTGGTAATGCGATATCCATTCAAGGCGGTGTTGGTTTGAGATTTAGGTAATTCGCTATTGTCTTTCCGCTTGAGTGCGGGTGAAGCGTCGGTACTGCTGCTGATGAATATCTCAGGAGCAGTTAATCGTTATTGACCTAGCAAATACTACCTTCTATAAAACTACTTTATACGACACAGGTATTCTCAAGTCATTATGAGTTTAACTATCTAATATAAAAAGTTAGTCGTACTTTTGCGCGTAGGGAAATTCATCATTCGCATTCAGTCAATGTAAAACGCATCAAACTCTAATGTTAAACTTCAACTCTAAATTGCCTTCTAACATCTAACACATTTCACCTATCAGAGTTTTAAGTTAAATGACAAAATTCTACTTAGCCATAGTGACCATAGTTCAGATTGGTAGCTTACTACAACTACCTAAATTTAAGTAAAATCCGAAAATTCTTGAGAAGTTCAGTATTTTTATCGTTGAATTTACAGTCACCAAGAAATATTTATTATATAGTGCCATTCATCTACTATAGTGCTCACTACGAAAAAATAAATTAAACTAATTTAAATTGATAAACGCTTACTGCTTTGCAAAATTAAAGCAAAAACCGTACAAATGACAATCTAAAACTTTGAAAGTAAAATGTCTTTATACGTTGAACCGCAATTTGCTTTTTTAAATTTTTATAGATAGCAACTACTCAATAAGAAGATTGCTAATTCAATAGTCAAGCCGCATGAAACTCAAGCAAAAATTAATTTGTGCTTTTTTAGGTACTTCTTTCTTGTTGGGAGTGACTAGTAGTATTTCTTTATTAAATAATATAAGAGTTAGATATAGTATTAACCAAGTAACAAAAAGCTCTTTAGAAGAATTCGCTAACTCGAATGAAGTTTCGCTAGTATTACAAAAAATACAAGCTACATTACGAGAATTATTAGAGGAAAAACATCACAGTAGTTATCAGACAGACAAAACAGAAGAAACTCAAACTAGAATAATCAATCTCAAGAAAACAGTACTACAAGATTTATCAAAAGTTAGTGGTCATATAGATCTAAGTAAGCAAGCAACTACCCAAGGAATTAAACTTGCTGCCATAGACGTAAAAAAGCGTTTAAAAGAAGAGGAAAAACTAGAAGATTTAGAAGAAATTGAATCTAGGGTTTTAGGGTACGAAAATAATATCATTCATTTATTTAGTTTGGCTAATCAAGATATTGAATTAGCTGCCAGTTTTTTTGAAGAAGAATTAGAACCTCACTTTGAAACACAGCTAGTACCTCTAATTGTGGAATATAATCACGATGCAAGAGGAGAACTTTTAACCGAAGTTCAACAAGTTCAAGGAGCGCTCAATCGAGCAAATAAACTTATACTTTTCTCAACAGCTTTGGCTTTTTCTTCTGCACTTGGCTTAGGGTCTTTTATTTCCAGTTCAATTGCTAAACCATTAATTAAACTTACTCAAGCAGCAAATAGAGTAGGTGAAGGAGAGACTTCTACAAGAGTAAATATCAAAAATCAAGATGAAATAGGTATTTTGGCTGCTGCTTTTAATCAAATGCTAGATGATTTGAATACTACGATGGTATCTAAATCTTATCTAGATAGTATCATTGAATTCATGGCAGATGCTTTGATTGTTTTAGATACTAACTTAGTAATTCTTAGAGTTAATTTAGCTACAGCTAAAATTTTAGAAACTTGCCCAGATAAAATTATTGAAAAATCAATAAAAGCTTTATTTCCACAAGAAGAAAAACTTGAAAGATTAAGTATTCAAGAAATTTTAAGTAGGGGAAAGATAGAAATCTTGGCAACGTACTGGCTGACAAATACAGGCAAACAGAAACCTATATCGTTTTCAGCTACAGCCATGTACAATCAGCAAGGTAAACTACAAGGAATAGTTTGTGTAGCACAAGATATAACAGAGCGCAAGCAAAGTCAAGAAAGACTGACGAAGATTAACGAATGTTTTTTGAGTTTCGGTACAGATCCAACAGCAAATATTAATCGACTAACGGCGCTTTGTGGTGAACTTTTAGGCGCAGTTGGTGCTAGTTATTATCAGCTAGAAAAGGCAAAAGTTTGTTTAGTAGGACAATGGCAAATTGCATCAGAAGACAAGCTTGAGGTTAATTCACCCGAAAGTGTTTTTGAGCAGTTGATTCAACAATGCTGTGAAGATCGTTATGTGGGTCACGATTCACAAAAATCACATGAAGCCAACATACATCTAAAGATATTAACTAAAAAAGCCAAAACTTATATATGTCAAGCGGTCAAATGTAAAGAGACGATTGTTGGTGCGCTGTGTGCATATCAGCACAATTTGACTTTAACTGAAGCGGATAAAAAAATTATTGGGATTATTGCCGCAGCAATTGGAGTTGAAGAACAACGCCGAGAAATTCAGGAAGCTTTACGTGAAAGCGACGAAAGGTATGCGCTAGCCACGAGTGGTACTAACGATGGATTGTGGGATTGGGATTTAAATACAAATGAAGTTTATTTTTCTCCGCGTTGGAAATCGATGTTGGGCTATCAGGAAAGAGAAATTGGTAACACGGTAGAAGACTGGTTTAATTTGGTGCATTTACAAGACATTGACCACCTAAAAGCGGCGATCGCATCGCATTTACAAGCACAAACACCACAACTAGAAAAAGAATACCGGATTTTACACAAAGATGGTGCTTATCGTTGGATGCTCAGTCGCGGATTAGCGGTACGCGATCGCGATGGTAAACCTTATCGCCTCGCAGGTTCGCAAGCTGATATTACCGCCAGCAAAGCCGCAGAAACCGAATTGTTGCATCAAGTTTTTCATGATGCTTTAACCGGATTACCGAATCGCCTCTTGTTCACCGAACAGTTAGAGCAAAGCATAGAACGTGTCCGCCAGCAAGAAGATTATTCGTTTGCGGTGTTATTTTTAGATCTTGACCGCTTCAAGGTTGTCAATGATAGTCTTGGTCATTTGATTGGCGATCAGCTATTGATTGCGATCGCGCGTCGCCTCAAAATGTGCGTGCGTCCTGAAGATATCGTTGCGCGCCTTGGTGGTGACGAATTTACCATCTTACTAGAAAATATTCGTAAAGTAGAAGATGCCACGCAAATTGCCGAACGCATTCAAAACGCATTAGCTTTGCCATTTAACTTTGAAGGACACGAAGTTTTTACCTCAGCAAGTATTGGCATTGCTTTTAGTACGACAGGTTACGAAAAACCCGAAGATTTATTGCGAGATGCTGATACAACTATGTACCGTGCCAAAGGATTGGGTAAAGCACGATACGCCGTTTTTGATACGAGTATGCACGCTCAAGCCGTGGCACTGTTACAAATGGAAACGTATCTCCGCCGCGCCGTAGAACGTCAAGAATTTCAGCTTCACTATCAACCGATCGTTAATTTAAAAACGCGAGAGTTAGTCGGTTTTGAAGCACTCATCCGTCTTTGGCACGCAGAACGCGGGTTCATTTCTCCAGCAGAATTTATTCCTGTGGCGGAGGAAACTGGCTTAATTATTCAAATTGGTACCTGGGTACTGCGCGAAGCTTGTCGTCAAATGTATGAATGGCAGCAGAAATTTACTGCGGCGCGCAATTTAAAAATGAGTGTCAATATATCGCCCAAACAATTTCGCCAGCTTGATTTAGTAACGCAAGTCGAGCAAAATTTGCGAGAAACAGGACTCAACGCCCGCGATTTAAAGCTAGAAATTACCGAAAGTACGCTTGTCGAAAATGCTGATTTAGTTGCAAGCATGTTGAAAGAAATGCAAGCTTTAGGAATTGGTTTATCAATTGATGATTTTGGAACTGGGTACTCATCATTAAGCTATTTACACCGCTTTGCAATTGATACCTTAAAAATTGATAAATCCTTTATTAAGGACTTTAATACTGATGGGGAAAAAAGCAAAATTGTTAATACAGTGATCGTTCTGGCAGAGAATTTGGGCATTGATGTTATTGCCGAAGGTGTAGAAACTGCTGAACAAGCCTATCTTCTTCAAGAACTTAAGTGTCAATTTGGGCAAGGCTTTTTATTTTCGCGTCCACTCGACGCGCAAGCAACCGAAGCTTTAATTGCTGCAAAATTAGAATGTATGTGGGTGTAGAGAGTGTAAAAAAGTGCAGGAAAGTCTCTACACGAACGTCTGCTTTACTTCTTTTGCTCACACGAGCTAGTAGCACTAGCAACGAATTACTAACTTCATAGTTCCGTAACTCCTTTTCGTTTCAAGCAGCTGTTGTCTACGTTAGAACGATACAATAATAAAGCCCGTTTAGACCTGCTGGTAGCCGATAATTGCTAATGTCTGTCGCGAAAAACTTGCTTTACGAAGGCAAAGCGAAAATCATTTACACAACCGATGAGCCAGAAATTTTACTGGCACATTATAAAGATGATGCTACGGCTTTTAATGCTCAAAAGCGTGGCAAAATTGTGGGAAAAGGCGAGATTAACTGCAAAATCTCTCAAGCATTATTTCAGTATTTAGAAGCGCGCGGCATTCGCACTCATTTCATTGACTGCCCAGCACCGAATCAGATGCGGGTGATGCGAGTGAAAATCTTGCCTTTAGAAGTTGTTGTCAGGAACATTGCTGCTGGTAGTCTCTGTCAACAAACAGGGTTGCCACTCGGTACCCTTTTGAAACAGCCATTAGTGGAGTTTTACTATAAAAATGACCAACTGGGAGATCCGCTGTTGACACGCGATCGCTTGTTACTGATGGAATTAGCAACTCCTGATGAGCTAGACCAATTACAGCAGCAAGCATTGCAAATTAATCGTTATCTCTCAGAGTTTTTTCAAAGCTGCGGCATAACCTTGGTAGACTTCAAGCTAGAGTTTGGCTTGGATACCCAAGGCACAATTCGATTAGCCGACGAAATCAGTCCTGATACCTGCCGTCTCTGGAACTCCGCAGACACCGATCCTAACAACCGCGTCATGGATAAAGACCGCTTCCGCCGCGACTTAGGAAATGTGGAAAACGCTTACCAACAAGTTTTAGAACGGATTCAACTGAGAGGTCAGGAGTCAGAGGTCAGAGGTCAGGGAAATTAGAGCAAGGACTGAGTTAACCTCTCGTCCCTCGCTCCTAACCCCTAGTCCCTGTTAAAAGTAGACATGGTGTGTGGACGTGCTGAATAGGTTGAAGAAAATGCGTATATCCCCTTTTTGGGCAGCAACAGTAGCGATCGCTGCTCCGTTAAGCTTAACAGTTCCGGCTGCGGGACAAACGGTAGATCCATCTCAAATCAAATCAGGATCTCAGCCACCACAAATGGCACAAGCGCCAATTTCAGCAACAGGTGTTGTTGTCGAAACAAAGACGGAACAACGACAACACAAGGCAAAGTTGCTCCTCGGACAAACGCCCGTAACTCCAACAATACCAAATCAAACAAACGAGCAAGCACCAAGCCCTGCGCCGCAGCCACAACCATCGCCAGTATTTCCGTCGCCGAATATTCAGGGAGTTCCAGCAACTCCACCGCAACAGCCAGTTCCAGTAACTCCGCCTCCAGGTGCAGGAGGAGTACCGCGCCAAGAAACACCAAATCGCCTACAAGTGCCGATTACTCCAGAAGCACCGCTAGATACACCACCAGGTGAAGAGAGTGTTCCAGCACCTGCAACGCCTCCGCAACCGGTTCCCCTACCCGAAGGAGTGCAACCGGAAGTCGCCCCACCAGTAACACCCCAGCCAGAAACGCAACCAGAAGCCACCCCACCAGATACCGCGCCACAAGTTCTTGTTTCTGAAGTTGTTGTGAGTGCAGAAACGGGAGTATTAGATCCTGAACTAGAAAATCAAGTTTATCAAGCAGTGCGTACGGTTCCAGGAAGGACAACAACACGCACGCAGTTACAAGAAGATATTAATGCGATCTTCGCGACAGGTTTCTTCTCGAACGTCCGTGCAGAACCCACAGACACGCCCTTGGGAGTTCGCGTTACATTTATTGTGCAACCTAACCCAGTTTTACGCTCGGTGCAAGTGCAAGCTAACCCAGGTACTAATGTTCCTTCGGTGTTGCCAGCGGAGGTTGTCAATAATATCTTTCAGCCGCAGTACGGCAGAATTTTGAATTTGCGGCAGCTACAAGAAGGAATTCAGCAGTTAAACCGCTGGTATCAAGATAATGGTTATGTTTTGGCACAAGTTGTGGCAGCGCCGCAAGTTTCCGCCGATGGAGTGGTCACGCTGGAAGTCGCTGAAGGTGTTGTCGAAGATATTCAAGTTCGCTTTATTAGCGAAGGCGAAGCAACAGACGATGAAGGACGACCCATTGAAGGTCGGACGCGTGATTTTATCATTACCCGCGAATTAGCACTGCGACCAGGACAAGTTTTTAACCGCACGGTAGTGCAACAAGATTTGCAGCGCGTCTTTGGTTTGGGTTTGTTTGAAGACGTTAATGTTTCTTTAAACCCTGGTCAAGACCCACGACAAGTTGTCGTTGTTGTTAATGTGGATGAACGTAATAGTGGTTCGATTGCGGCTGGTGCTGGTTTTAGCTCAGCGAGTGGCTTGTTTGGTACATTGAGTTACCAAGAACAAAACTTGGGTGGGAACAACCAAAAAGTTGGCGCCGAATTACAAGTAGGACAGCGCGAAGTCTTGTTCGATGTCCGCTTTACTGATCCTTGGATTGCGGGAGATCCATTTCGTACTTCGTATACCGTGAATGCCTTCCGTCGCCGCTCGATTTCTTTGGTGTTTGATAGTAGTGACGAGCAGTTTGAAGTTATCAATAATGACGGTGAGCTTTTAGGCGATCGCCCCCGTGTATTACGCCTCGGTGGTGGCGTGACATTTACGCGTCCTTTATCACGAAATCCGCTAGAAAGATCCGAATGGACCGCCTCAGCTGGGTTGGAATATCAAAGAATTTCGATTCGCGATTCCGATGGCGATTTAAGACCACAAGGACAGGTAGGACCTGATGGCGAACCAACTGACCTTAGTTTTTCGGGTACAGGAATTGATGACTTGTTGACTTTGCAAGTTGGATTAGTGCGCGATCGCCGCAATAACGTATTGCGCCCGACGGCTGGTTCACTACTGCGGTTTGGGGTTGAGCAATCGGTTCCCATCGGTTCAGGAAGTATCTTGCTCAATCGCCTACGCGGCAGCTATAGTCAATACCTACCAGTCAACTTTACTAACTTCGCCGAAGGACCCGAAACCCTCGCGTTTAATATCCAAGCGGGAACTGTTCTAGGCGACCTACCACCGTATGAAGCTTTTGCGTTAGGAGGTGTAAACTCGGTACGAGGTTTTAACGAAGGCGATTTGGGAACTGGTCGCAGTTTTGTACAAGCCACTGCGGAGTATCGATTCCCCATTTTCTCCGTCGTTGGCGGTGCGTTATTCGTTGATGTCGCCTCAGATTTAGGTACAGGTGAGAATGTACCTGGAAACCCAGCCGGACAACTCGATAAACCTGGTAGTGGTTTTGGCTATGGTATCGGTTTGCGCGTTCAGTCTCCACTAGGACCACTGCGGATTGACTACGGTTTCAATAGCGAAGGTGACAATCGCCTGCACTTTGGGATTGGCGAACGCTTCTAATTCAGAGGTAGCGTTGGGGCTAGGGTAGGAAGAAGGGAGAGGTGAAATCAACATGAATACACAGTTAACGACGAATCAGACAACACCTAGTAGCCCTGAGAATCAATCTCCAGCGTCCTTACAGCACACTGTAGCAGGTGAAATTCAGCAGTCAGGAGTGGGGTTACATAGTGGTGAAAAAACCTCTGTGCGACTGCTTCCGGCACCGGTAGGCGCTGGGCGTTACTTTGTCCGCATGGACTTGCCCCATCAACCCGCGATCGCGGCGGCGGTGAGTTCTGTTAATCAAACCGTGCTTTCGACCCAATTAAGTCAAGAAGACGCGACGGTGCGCACCGTAGAGCATCTATTGGCAGCGCTAGCAGCTATGGGGATAGATAACGTCCGCATCGAAATTGACGGGGCAGAAGTGCCCTTACTCGATGGTTCAGCAGCATTATGGGTAGAGGCGATCGCCCAAGTTGGTGTTGTCGCTCAAGGTGAATCCCGCGTCGCTCCTGCGGCAATTTCAGAACCAATTTGGGTACGTCATGATGATGCTTTTGTTGCCGCATTACCCGCATCTGAAATCCGTTTTACCTACGGAATTGATTTTGAATTACCTGCGATTGGGAATCAGTGGTACAGTTGGTCTCCAGGAAAGGCGATCGCAGCAACATTAACGTCAAGCTTTGCTACAGAAATTGCCCCTGCACGTACTTTTGGTTTAGCGCATCAGATTGATTTTTTGCAGCAGCAAGGTTTAATTAAGGGAGGCAGTCTAGAGAATGCACTCGTTTGCGGTCAAGAAGGATGGATTAATCCGCCTTTGAGATTTGCAAATGAACCAGTGCGTCATAAAATTTTAGACTTAGTGGGAGATTTGAGCTTGTTAGGAAATTTACCAACTGCTCATTTCTTTGCTTACAAAGCAAGCCACAACCTACACATTCAACTTGCCCAAAAGATTTTAGCTTCACACTGAAATCCCAATTTCTAACTCAAAAACCCCATGTCCACCCTCACTCCCATTAACTCCTCCGAATCTTCTACCCCCATTGCTGAAAAGCATCAATCTCCAAATGGTGCAACAGCTACAGGTAAAACAATTTTCACGGTAGAAGATATTCAAAAGTTGTTGCCACATCGCTATCCGTTTGCACTTGTTGATCGCATTATTGAGTATATTCCTGGAGAACGTGCAGTTGGCATCAAAAATGTTACCTTCAATGAACCTCATTTTCAGGGACACTTTCCAGGACGACCAATTATGCCTGGCGTTCTGATTGTCGAAGCAATGGCGCAAGTCGGCGGCGTTGTGTTGACGCAACTCCCCGAAGTCGAAGGCGGCTTGTTTATGTTTGCGGGAATCGACAAAGTGCGGTTCCGCCGTCAAGTCGTTCCTGGCGACCAACTCGTGATGCGCGCGGAACTGTTGTGCGTTAAGCGGCGTCGTTTCGGTAAGATGCAAGCTCGTGCTGAAGTAGACGGTCAACTGGCTGCTGAAGGCGAATTGATGTTTTCCTTGGTGGATTAAAGGAGGCTAGCGGAAAAAGGTAGTGGCTACTTATTCATATCCCTAGCCCCTAACCCCTGAACCCTAGTTCCTTGCGGAGACGAACTCTTGAAAACACTGATTCATCCCACTGCTGTAATTCATCCTGGCGCAGATCTGCACCCTTCGGTGCAAGTTGGTCCCTAC includes these proteins:
- a CDS encoding BamA/TamA family outer membrane protein, which produces MRISPFWAATVAIAAPLSLTVPAAGQTVDPSQIKSGSQPPQMAQAPISATGVVVETKTEQRQHKAKLLLGQTPVTPTIPNQTNEQAPSPAPQPQPSPVFPSPNIQGVPATPPQQPVPVTPPPGAGGVPRQETPNRLQVPITPEAPLDTPPGEESVPAPATPPQPVPLPEGVQPEVAPPVTPQPETQPEATPPDTAPQVLVSEVVVSAETGVLDPELENQVYQAVRTVPGRTTTRTQLQEDINAIFATGFFSNVRAEPTDTPLGVRVTFIVQPNPVLRSVQVQANPGTNVPSVLPAEVVNNIFQPQYGRILNLRQLQEGIQQLNRWYQDNGYVLAQVVAAPQVSADGVVTLEVAEGVVEDIQVRFISEGEATDDEGRPIEGRTRDFIITRELALRPGQVFNRTVVQQDLQRVFGLGLFEDVNVSLNPGQDPRQVVVVVNVDERNSGSIAAGAGFSSASGLFGTLSYQEQNLGGNNQKVGAELQVGQREVLFDVRFTDPWIAGDPFRTSYTVNAFRRRSISLVFDSSDEQFEVINNDGELLGDRPRVLRLGGGVTFTRPLSRNPLERSEWTASAGLEYQRISIRDSDGDLRPQGQVGPDGEPTDLSFSGTGIDDLLTLQVGLVRDRRNNVLRPTAGSLLRFGVEQSVPIGSGSILLNRLRGSYSQYLPVNFTNFAEGPETLAFNIQAGTVLGDLPPYEAFALGGVNSVRGFNEGDLGTGRSFVQATAEYRFPIFSVVGGALFVDVASDLGTGENVPGNPAGQLDKPGSGFGYGIGLRVQSPLGPLRIDYGFNSEGDNRLHFGIGERF
- a CDS encoding EAL domain-containing protein, whose translation is MKLKQKLICAFLGTSFLLGVTSSISLLNNIRVRYSINQVTKSSLEEFANSNEVSLVLQKIQATLRELLEEKHHSSYQTDKTEETQTRIINLKKTVLQDLSKVSGHIDLSKQATTQGIKLAAIDVKKRLKEEEKLEDLEEIESRVLGYENNIIHLFSLANQDIELAASFFEEELEPHFETQLVPLIVEYNHDARGELLTEVQQVQGALNRANKLILFSTALAFSSALGLGSFISSSIAKPLIKLTQAANRVGEGETSTRVNIKNQDEIGILAAAFNQMLDDLNTTMVSKSYLDSIIEFMADALIVLDTNLVILRVNLATAKILETCPDKIIEKSIKALFPQEEKLERLSIQEILSRGKIEILATYWLTNTGKQKPISFSATAMYNQQGKLQGIVCVAQDITERKQSQERLTKINECFLSFGTDPTANINRLTALCGELLGAVGASYYQLEKAKVCLVGQWQIASEDKLEVNSPESVFEQLIQQCCEDRYVGHDSQKSHEANIHLKILTKKAKTYICQAVKCKETIVGALCAYQHNLTLTEADKKIIGIIAAAIGVEEQRREIQEALRESDERYALATSGTNDGLWDWDLNTNEVYFSPRWKSMLGYQEREIGNTVEDWFNLVHLQDIDHLKAAIASHLQAQTPQLEKEYRILHKDGAYRWMLSRGLAVRDRDGKPYRLAGSQADITASKAAETELLHQVFHDALTGLPNRLLFTEQLEQSIERVRQQEDYSFAVLFLDLDRFKVVNDSLGHLIGDQLLIAIARRLKMCVRPEDIVARLGGDEFTILLENIRKVEDATQIAERIQNALALPFNFEGHEVFTSASIGIAFSTTGYEKPEDLLRDADTTMYRAKGLGKARYAVFDTSMHAQAVALLQMETYLRRAVERQEFQLHYQPIVNLKTRELVGFEALIRLWHAERGFISPAEFIPVAEETGLIIQIGTWVLREACRQMYEWQQKFTAARNLKMSVNISPKQFRQLDLVTQVEQNLRETGLNARDLKLEITESTLVENADLVASMLKEMQALGIGLSIDDFGTGYSSLSYLHRFAIDTLKIDKSFIKDFNTDGEKSKIVNTVIVLAENLGIDVIAEGVETAEQAYLLQELKCQFGQGFLFSRPLDAQATEALIAAKLECMWV
- the fabZ gene encoding 3-hydroxyacyl-ACP dehydratase FabZ, which produces MSTLTPINSSESSTPIAEKHQSPNGATATGKTIFTVEDIQKLLPHRYPFALVDRIIEYIPGERAVGIKNVTFNEPHFQGHFPGRPIMPGVLIVEAMAQVGGVVLTQLPEVEGGLFMFAGIDKVRFRRQVVPGDQLVMRAELLCVKRRRFGKMQARAEVDGQLAAEGELMFSLVD
- the lpxC gene encoding UDP-3-O-acyl-N-acetylglucosamine deacetylase yields the protein MNTQLTTNQTTPSSPENQSPASLQHTVAGEIQQSGVGLHSGEKTSVRLLPAPVGAGRYFVRMDLPHQPAIAAAVSSVNQTVLSTQLSQEDATVRTVEHLLAALAAMGIDNVRIEIDGAEVPLLDGSAALWVEAIAQVGVVAQGESRVAPAAISEPIWVRHDDAFVAALPASEIRFTYGIDFELPAIGNQWYSWSPGKAIAATLTSSFATEIAPARTFGLAHQIDFLQQQGLIKGGSLENALVCGQEGWINPPLRFANEPVRHKILDLVGDLSLLGNLPTAHFFAYKASHNLHIQLAQKILASH
- the purC gene encoding phosphoribosylaminoimidazolesuccinocarboxamide synthase, whose protein sequence is MSVAKNLLYEGKAKIIYTTDEPEILLAHYKDDATAFNAQKRGKIVGKGEINCKISQALFQYLEARGIRTHFIDCPAPNQMRVMRVKILPLEVVVRNIAAGSLCQQTGLPLGTLLKQPLVEFYYKNDQLGDPLLTRDRLLLMELATPDELDQLQQQALQINRYLSEFFQSCGITLVDFKLEFGLDTQGTIRLADEISPDTCRLWNSADTDPNNRVMDKDRFRRDLGNVENAYQQVLERIQLRGQESEVRGQGN